The Pseudomonas berkeleyensis genome includes a region encoding these proteins:
- a CDS encoding outer membrane protein transport protein, with protein MTHLAKLQALLLVGLGAGCVLPAQAQLANNLTIGNPKAMAMGNAVTADVTGIDAVHYNPAALSKLKGRQTTVKLLSGVMDIRAKFNAKKDYGFMGFDDDPYKNSSSRTLTPTMYLPGVGGMTELPVLVAPLAGLSINPPGSKFTFATNVYAPMALGYSRDSDDDPGRFQGRQVSLQRITYFSPSLAYQVNDELSLGLSIGFSHQAVALNQDFRNPGMLTGLTRILNEALCLPGLEEITGPFIDVCSGKIGPFDSLANLDLDLQQSLSPTYNLGILWEPTDWFAWGATYQSEARMNLKGKYRVDYTEDWAGFWSGLQSSLFGQILSPIFPYGADEESGNASLKLTYPDAFSTGIKVRPFDKWQFNLDLRWVGYSDWNNFEIEFDRELDLLRIAKTFGGGNATDRSIILDRGYRDTWSWGVGVQYDVNDRLALRAGYEYRPSAIPKNKADVLAPVGDADLYGLGLGYRWDKDTTIDVGFNYFVSKQNIPAGSSCNASCEGLDNLVYNPYAGLHIETTVKAYIFAMTYTSRF; from the coding sequence ATGACTCATCTTGCCAAGCTGCAGGCTCTGCTGCTGGTTGGGCTCGGCGCGGGTTGCGTCCTGCCTGCCCAGGCGCAACTGGCCAACAACCTGACCATCGGCAACCCCAAGGCCATGGCCATGGGCAACGCCGTCACCGCCGATGTCACCGGTATCGATGCCGTGCACTACAACCCGGCGGCGCTGAGCAAACTCAAGGGGCGGCAGACCACGGTCAAGCTGCTCAGTGGCGTGATGGATATCCGTGCCAAGTTCAACGCCAAGAAAGACTACGGTTTCATGGGCTTTGACGACGATCCCTACAAGAACTCCAGTAGCCGCACCCTGACGCCGACCATGTACCTGCCGGGTGTCGGCGGTATGACCGAGTTACCGGTGCTGGTGGCGCCGCTGGCCGGTTTGTCGATCAACCCGCCTGGCTCCAAGTTCACTTTCGCCACCAATGTCTATGCGCCGATGGCGCTGGGCTATTCGCGTGATTCCGATGATGATCCAGGGCGTTTCCAGGGGCGTCAGGTGTCCTTGCAGCGCATCACCTATTTCTCGCCGTCGCTGGCCTATCAGGTCAACGACGAGCTGTCGCTGGGGCTGTCCATCGGCTTTTCCCATCAGGCGGTGGCGCTCAATCAGGACTTTCGCAACCCCGGTATGCTTACCGGCCTGACCCGTATTCTCAACGAAGCACTGTGCCTGCCGGGCCTGGAAGAGATCACGGGGCCATTTATCGATGTCTGCAGCGGCAAGATCGGCCCGTTCGACTCGCTGGCCAATCTCGATCTGGATCTGCAACAGAGCCTGTCGCCGACCTACAACCTGGGCATTCTCTGGGAGCCGACGGACTGGTTCGCCTGGGGGGCGACTTACCAGAGCGAGGCGCGGATGAATCTCAAGGGCAAGTATCGTGTCGACTATACCGAGGACTGGGCGGGCTTCTGGTCTGGCCTGCAAAGCTCGTTGTTCGGTCAGATACTCAGCCCGATCTTTCCCTATGGCGCCGACGAGGAGAGCGGCAACGCCTCGTTGAAACTGACCTATCCGGATGCCTTCAGCACCGGTATCAAGGTGCGCCCGTTCGACAAGTGGCAGTTCAACCTGGATTTGCGTTGGGTCGGCTACAGCGACTGGAACAACTTCGAGATCGAGTTCGATCGCGAGCTGGATCTGCTGCGCATCGCCAAGACCTTCGGCGGTGGCAATGCCACCGATCGCAGCATCATTCTCGACCGCGGTTACCGCGACACCTGGAGCTGGGGCGTCGGCGTGCAGTACGACGTCAATGATCGCCTGGCCCTGCGCGCTGGCTACGAATACCGTCCTTCGGCCATTCCCAAGAACAAGGCCGACGTGCTGGCGCCGGTAGGCGATGCCGACCTTTACGGTCTTGGTCTGGGCTATCGCTGGGACAAGGACACCACCATCGATGTCGGCTTCAATTACTTCGTCTCCAAACAGAACATTCCCGCTGGCAGCAGCTGCAACGCCAGCTGCGAAGGGTTGGATAACCTGGTCTATAACCCCTATGCCGGGCTCCATATCGAAACCACGGTCAAGGCCTATATCTTCGCCATGACCTATACCTCGAGGTTCTGA
- a CDS encoding transporter — protein sequence MGVWGYAWLAMLTLVATQPLMAEEATVDDARDALTKKDDDADSAKALEEVFQAAEKSYTLLKKGERTLTYGFDYSLLRDTQIQTVRTGQNVYSVIGQSEAQHTFTNSFTFDYGVWDNLTFSMRVPFLAKYDTERDLSTYSLGDISASFRWQPWSSARGRPVTTLFATLGLPTGDSPYDVSLDNGLATGSGYYSLGVGANLSYVIDPVVLFGSLGYTYNLPIRDADQVRGGRLLEEVDPGSSLSLSMGFAYALSYDVSLATSFQMAHNLAPKFKFSDATFEGNEQTSAVMNFSLGLRTSPNTIVNVNAGFGMTEDSPDVLLGISMPLDIKGLKAE from the coding sequence ATGGGAGTTTGGGGGTATGCATGGCTGGCCATGCTGACGCTGGTTGCGACACAGCCGTTGATGGCCGAAGAAGCCACGGTCGACGATGCACGCGATGCGTTGACCAAGAAAGACGACGACGCCGATAGCGCCAAGGCGCTGGAGGAGGTGTTCCAGGCTGCCGAGAAGAGCTACACGCTGCTCAAGAAGGGCGAGCGTACCCTGACTTACGGCTTCGACTATTCGTTGCTACGCGATACGCAGATCCAGACCGTCCGCACCGGGCAGAACGTCTACAGCGTGATCGGCCAGAGCGAGGCGCAGCATACCTTCACCAACTCCTTCACCTTCGATTACGGGGTGTGGGACAACCTCACCTTCAGCATGCGCGTGCCGTTCCTGGCCAAGTACGACACCGAGCGCGATCTGAGCACCTATAGCCTCGGCGATATTTCCGCGAGCTTTCGCTGGCAGCCCTGGTCGTCGGCGCGCGGCCGTCCCGTCACCACCTTGTTCGCGACCCTTGGCCTGCCGACCGGCGATAGCCCATACGACGTCAGCCTGGACAATGGCCTGGCCACCGGCAGCGGTTACTACAGCCTGGGCGTGGGCGCGAACCTCTCTTACGTGATCGATCCGGTGGTGCTGTTCGGCTCGCTTGGTTACACCTACAACCTGCCAATCCGCGATGCCGATCAGGTGCGTGGCGGGCGCTTGCTGGAGGAAGTCGACCCGGGTTCGAGCCTGTCGCTGAGCATGGGCTTCGCTTACGCGCTGTCTTACGACGTGTCGCTGGCCACGTCATTCCAGATGGCGCACAACCTGGCGCCGAAATTCAAGTTCAGCGACGCCACCTTCGAAGGCAACGAGCAGACCAGTGCGGTGATGAACTTCTCGCTGGGCCTGCGCACGTCGCCGAATACCATCGTCAACGTCAATGCCGGTTTCGGTATGACCGAAGATTCGCCCGATGTCCTGCTCGGGATCTCCATGCCCCTGGATATCAAGGGCCTCAAGGCCGAGTAA
- a CDS encoding C39 family peptidase: protein MIEILVGSLIGLYGFTEAVDIKPQPAGTVNITQQLVPNGPLRESVVLEPMSQLQFRNVIRQAYDYSCGSAALTTLLDYYLGRNLEERQVMEGLLHFGEAEKIVERRGFSLLDMKRFVTALGYKSGGFRAGFDDLAQLEHPAIVPIEYAGFKHFVVVRDVYNDHVFIADPALGNISFTRVRFEEIWDQNVLFVIFPSGNEPPNAMALTDRDLRIIDDRTISMLAFREFPQMAKFTTNQADQLGSGGDIQYIRRK, encoded by the coding sequence ATGATCGAAATTCTCGTGGGCAGCCTGATCGGTTTGTACGGTTTTACCGAGGCTGTCGACATCAAGCCGCAGCCCGCCGGTACCGTGAACATCACTCAGCAACTGGTGCCCAACGGCCCGCTGCGCGAGTCGGTGGTTCTCGAGCCGATGAGCCAGTTGCAGTTTCGCAACGTGATCCGCCAGGCCTATGACTACAGCTGCGGCTCTGCGGCGTTGACCACGTTGCTGGACTATTACCTCGGGCGCAACCTGGAAGAGCGCCAGGTGATGGAAGGGCTGCTGCACTTCGGCGAGGCGGAGAAGATCGTCGAGCGCCGAGGTTTCTCGCTGCTGGACATGAAACGCTTCGTCACCGCTCTGGGCTACAAGAGCGGTGGCTTTCGCGCCGGATTCGATGACCTGGCCCAGCTCGAACACCCGGCCATCGTGCCCATCGAGTACGCCGGCTTCAAACACTTCGTGGTGGTGCGTGACGTCTACAACGACCACGTGTTCATTGCCGATCCGGCGCTCGGCAACATCAGCTTCACCCGCGTGCGCTTCGAGGAAATCTGGGATCAGAACGTGCTGTTCGTGATTTTCCCCAGTGGTAACGAGCCGCCCAATGCCATGGCGCTGACCGACCGCGACCTGCGCATCATCGACGACCGCACCATCAGCATGCTGGCTTTCCGCGAATTTCCGCAGATGGCCAAGTTCACCACGAATCAGGCCGACCAACTGGGGTCGGGAGGCGACATTCAATACATTCGCCGCAAGTGA
- a CDS encoding DUF6160 family protein: protein MMTLKKLALAAAVMAVPFMAQADLKALDDADLAGVTGQAGISIAGNFDATIGSIVYTDTETGVSDGSNSLSLNTVSLSGFNIDESNPLTIDVKDNKLEIGLPGINGGVSVGAVKIGANSIGGVAINGLDMAGSTVKIWGH from the coding sequence ATGATGACCCTGAAAAAACTCGCTCTTGCCGCCGCCGTCATGGCCGTCCCGTTCATGGCCCAGGCCGACCTGAAGGCGTTGGACGACGCCGACCTCGCTGGCGTAACCGGTCAGGCCGGTATCAGCATCGCCGGTAACTTCGATGCCACCATCGGCTCCATCGTCTACACCGACACCGAGACCGGTGTCAGCGATGGCAGCAACAGCCTGAGCCTGAACACCGTCAGCCTGTCCGGCTTCAACATCGATGAGTCCAACCCGCTGACCATCGACGTCAAGGACAACAAACTGGAAATCGGTCTGCCGGGCATCAACGGTGGCGTTTCGGTCGGTGCGGTGAAGATCGGCGCCAACAGCATTGGTGGCGTGGCCATCAATGGCCTGGACATGGCCGGCTCCACCGTCAAGATCTGGGGTCATTGA
- a CDS encoding helix-turn-helix transcriptional regulator, with amino-acid sequence MTNQTPSCPSAIPLLRTKLYPAHGEGAPLLERSALLERLQAAREQRLIVLSAPAGFGKSTVLSQWRRRLQAQGARVAWLSCDEADSEPPRFLQYLVAAIEAACPGVGRSASALLQGEVNWPIEAVIDAFLEDLKGIPGELYLMLDDFHRIRHPSLGQGARYLVERLPKHVRLAVSTRYQPRFLEEPPSLGGWAFWLKVEDLRLTRAETAAYFRDIKRLALDEAELNQLYTRTEGWITALHLAALALPRQHDRAAFLAGLSGSERNIADYLAEDVVASLPEALQLFLDQTSVLDEFNADLCNALTGRHDGRDMLRRLQGEQLFVIPLDEQGEWFRYHHLFAEFLQARLAKRGDPAHLLHAAARWCESHDLADKSIKYALRARDYAFAAELLERQGARLIAGNRVYGILAILKDIPPVVIAEQPVFQIFYAWQLAFEQKFAESEALIEEVSTRLTQGRGKGIHFGLIELLAAAQVLKALVLLYQDKLEACLKVAGHWLALVPQNQPVFRASLACVQAAAFALLGEFGEAAKAIAVARECLRECESEYLHVMASLIEALICKEYGELERGRALAEAARARVEQVFGRRSRVGGPLGLAYADLLYEQDRHGAILAELPLATTWRDVATPVELISRGKLVMARARFFAGAAEQGLEELDEWLSGLQGPGYERVFALGMGCKVQFLLWLRRPNEAQRIYMQLERHLAALPIERYGDAHTALALSQARLALSERRVEKAQASLETCLAKQGAEHQRDRRLRLSLLLSVAYWRKGNSEKAFALLRTTLEEAWQCGYRRLFQDEALWLLPLWDAWSSAEPKRAAAWQGVAEMLREQCRRLAVDTESFEENQDVSHREREILRLVAAGLSNRDIAQAVHLSEATIKWHLHNLFSKLGVRSRTQAVLKGKSLGLLSEA; translated from the coding sequence ATGACCAATCAGACCCCGTCCTGTCCGTCCGCTATTCCGTTGCTGCGTACCAAGCTCTATCCAGCCCATGGCGAAGGCGCTCCGCTGCTGGAGCGTTCAGCGTTGCTGGAGCGTTTGCAGGCTGCCCGTGAACAACGCCTGATCGTGCTCAGTGCGCCAGCCGGCTTCGGCAAGAGCACCGTGCTCAGCCAGTGGCGCCGTCGCTTGCAGGCGCAAGGCGCGCGAGTCGCCTGGCTGTCCTGCGATGAGGCCGACAGTGAGCCGCCACGATTTCTCCAGTACCTGGTGGCGGCCATCGAAGCGGCTTGCCCGGGCGTTGGGCGCAGTGCTTCGGCGCTGCTTCAGGGCGAGGTCAACTGGCCGATCGAAGCCGTGATCGATGCCTTTCTCGAAGACCTCAAGGGAATTCCTGGCGAGCTGTACCTGATGCTGGATGACTTTCATCGCATTCGGCATCCCTCTCTCGGGCAGGGCGCGCGCTACCTGGTAGAGCGCCTACCCAAGCATGTGCGGCTGGCGGTCAGTACGCGTTATCAGCCGCGCTTTCTCGAAGAGCCGCCGTCGCTCGGCGGCTGGGCGTTCTGGCTCAAGGTCGAGGACCTGCGCCTGACGCGTGCCGAGACCGCCGCCTATTTCCGCGACATCAAGCGCCTGGCTTTGGATGAAGCTGAACTCAACCAGCTGTATACCCGCACCGAGGGTTGGATTACCGCTTTGCACCTGGCCGCCCTGGCGCTGCCGCGACAGCATGATCGTGCAGCGTTTCTGGCCGGTCTTTCGGGTTCCGAGCGCAACATTGCCGATTACCTGGCCGAGGATGTGGTGGCCAGCCTGCCTGAAGCCCTGCAGCTGTTTCTCGACCAGACCTCGGTGCTCGACGAGTTCAATGCCGACCTGTGCAATGCGCTGACTGGTCGTCACGACGGGCGTGACATGTTGCGTCGGCTGCAAGGCGAGCAGTTGTTCGTGATACCGCTGGACGAGCAGGGTGAATGGTTTCGCTATCACCACCTGTTCGCCGAGTTTCTCCAGGCCAGGCTGGCCAAGCGGGGTGACCCGGCACACCTGCTGCACGCCGCCGCGCGCTGGTGCGAAAGCCATGATCTGGCCGACAAGTCGATCAAGTACGCCCTGCGCGCCCGCGATTACGCTTTCGCCGCCGAACTGCTGGAGCGCCAGGGCGCGCGTCTGATCGCCGGCAACCGGGTGTACGGCATCCTGGCCATTCTCAAGGACATTCCGCCGGTGGTGATCGCCGAGCAGCCGGTGTTCCAGATCTTCTACGCCTGGCAGTTGGCTTTCGAACAGAAGTTCGCCGAGTCCGAGGCGCTGATCGAAGAGGTCAGCACGCGGCTGACCCAGGGGCGCGGCAAGGGCATTCATTTCGGCCTGATCGAGTTGCTGGCCGCGGCCCAGGTGCTCAAGGCGCTGGTGCTGCTGTATCAGGACAAACTCGAGGCCTGCCTCAAGGTCGCCGGTCACTGGCTGGCCCTGGTGCCGCAGAACCAGCCGGTGTTTCGTGCCAGCCTGGCGTGCGTGCAGGCCGCGGCGTTCGCCCTGCTGGGCGAGTTCGGCGAAGCGGCCAAGGCCATTGCCGTCGCGCGCGAGTGCCTGCGCGAGTGCGAGAGCGAATACCTGCATGTGATGGCCAGCCTGATCGAGGCACTGATCTGCAAGGAATATGGCGAGCTGGAGCGTGGCCGCGCCCTGGCCGAGGCCGCGCGGGCGCGGGTGGAGCAGGTGTTCGGCCGGCGCAGCCGGGTCGGTGGCCCGCTGGGGCTGGCGTATGCCGATCTGTTGTACGAGCAGGATCGCCATGGCGCGATCCTCGCCGAATTGCCGTTGGCCACGACCTGGCGCGATGTCGCCACGCCGGTCGAGCTGATCAGCCGCGGCAAGCTGGTCATGGCGCGTGCGCGTTTCTTCGCCGGTGCCGCTGAGCAAGGGTTGGAAGAGCTCGACGAGTGGCTGTCCGGTTTGCAAGGGCCGGGCTACGAGCGGGTGTTCGCCCTCGGTATGGGCTGCAAGGTGCAGTTCCTGTTGTGGTTGCGCCGGCCTAACGAGGCGCAGCGCATTTACATGCAGTTGGAGCGTCATCTGGCTGCGCTGCCCATCGAACGCTATGGCGATGCTCACACTGCTCTGGCGTTGAGCCAGGCGCGGCTGGCGTTGAGCGAGCGACGGGTGGAGAAGGCCCAGGCTAGCCTGGAAACTTGTCTGGCCAAGCAGGGCGCCGAGCACCAACGCGACCGGCGTCTGCGTTTGAGCCTGTTACTTTCTGTGGCGTACTGGCGCAAAGGTAACAGCGAAAAAGCCTTCGCCTTGCTGCGCACGACCCTCGAAGAAGCCTGGCAATGCGGCTATCGCCGGCTGTTCCAAGATGAGGCCCTGTGGCTGCTGCCGCTCTGGGACGCCTGGAGCAGCGCCGAGCCCAAGCGCGCCGCAGCCTGGCAGGGTGTTGCTGAAATGCTTCGCGAGCAGTGCCGTAGGCTGGCTGTGGATACGGAAAGTTTTGAGGAAAATCAGGATGTTAGCCATCGCGAGCGAGAGATCCTGCGGCTCGTCGCGGCCGGGCTTTCCAACCGTGATATCGCTCAGGCAGTGCACTTGTCGGAGGCCACCATCAAGTGGCATCTGCACAATCTGTTTTCCAAGCTGGGGGTACGCAGTCGTACTCAGGCCGTGCTCAAGGGCAAGAGCCTGGGGCTGCTGAGTGAGGCGTGA
- a CDS encoding LuxR C-terminal-related transcriptional regulator, translating to MDDVVGQAAGSLLRSKLSPPQACADYLARPQVEAALCAHPHARLVLFSAPAGFGKTTALAMLAAERRNAGSAVAWLSLGPGDDDPVRFFQQLIEALSRALPGLGEDALGYLRNTMRVPVEAVMESLLVDLTQHQAPLLLVLDDLHLIQDAELLAALNRLIKLTPPTFTLAIGSRSQPPLSLATLRAKGLLLELGSEELRLNPEEARGYLERSGLQLDNEAFGELYSHTEGWMVGVHLASLWLRHQPRPVERMTELGADQTAVGDYLLRSVFEQLPAERQEQLLALGVAQQLSGDLANALSGRHDGQQLLEELEAMQLFLLPLDRERQWYRFHNLFADFLRNRLKERDPERFKQLHFNASLWFTNHHMQNLAIEHACLAEDAEMLAALLDGCGLELINRGQLNLIYKWRQHVPDEIAARFPVLVLADVWTRATELGLSEANRMLDELLERWGESRTSGPLSDKLLATLAIKAVIALQKDDLDTCVSLARRIEAQLGQHTAFLEVAILTVGALANVMLGQAEQARKLLALAQQRNHFLEGHYLDMQLANVEILLCLEQGRVKQAQLLFEQLRARMMPWFGEKSRALVLPTISEALIAYHQGRLDGLQERLRWALATVDVINPIDLYAQAMLCLARVQRLQDAPKEAAATLVLMQNLAARNHSWRFYVQAIGDEISLILQEPTADRSKRAEQRLKSVDWAKLASHYKQRSFNPVNWVLGLSRIRLQQARGHYSEALHEITQLRSQLQNNWHGLQRLRLDLLAALSYQRLGYQERSQSLLVQCLIGAEREEARSLFIEEGEAIRQLLQQLESAERQPALQGFIRSLLAIWPGQDSRQALDVLEEGLTDREREVVCLAAKGMSNEEIGQQLSLALGTVKWHLHNIYEKLKVRNRTQAIRRARELSLLES from the coding sequence ATGGATGACGTCGTAGGTCAAGCCGCTGGAAGCCTGCTGCGCTCGAAGCTTTCGCCGCCCCAGGCTTGCGCTGACTATCTGGCAAGACCCCAGGTCGAAGCTGCGCTTTGTGCCCATCCTCATGCCCGCCTCGTGCTGTTTTCCGCCCCTGCCGGCTTTGGCAAGACCACTGCCCTGGCGATGCTCGCTGCTGAGCGTCGTAATGCTGGCTCCGCTGTGGCCTGGCTGTCGCTTGGCCCAGGCGATGACGACCCAGTGCGTTTCTTTCAGCAACTCATCGAAGCTCTGAGCCGTGCGCTACCGGGGTTGGGTGAAGACGCGCTGGGCTATTTGCGCAATACCATGCGGGTGCCGGTCGAGGCGGTGATGGAAAGCCTGCTGGTAGATCTGACGCAGCACCAGGCGCCGCTGCTGCTGGTACTCGATGATCTGCACCTGATCCAGGATGCGGAGTTACTGGCTGCGCTCAATCGCCTGATCAAACTGACGCCACCGACCTTCACCCTGGCTATCGGCAGCCGCTCGCAGCCGCCGCTGAGCCTGGCCACGCTGCGTGCCAAGGGGTTGTTGCTGGAACTCGGCAGCGAGGAGTTACGGCTGAATCCCGAGGAGGCGCGCGGTTATCTCGAGCGCAGCGGCCTGCAGCTCGATAACGAGGCATTCGGCGAGCTGTACAGCCACACCGAGGGCTGGATGGTCGGCGTACACCTGGCCAGCCTGTGGCTGCGTCATCAGCCACGGCCGGTCGAACGCATGACCGAACTGGGCGCTGACCAGACGGCAGTGGGCGATTACCTGCTGCGTTCGGTGTTCGAGCAACTGCCCGCTGAGCGCCAGGAGCAACTGCTGGCATTGGGCGTGGCGCAGCAGCTCAGTGGCGACCTGGCCAATGCCCTGAGCGGGCGCCACGACGGCCAACAGTTGCTGGAGGAACTGGAGGCCATGCAGCTGTTCCTGTTGCCACTGGATCGTGAGCGGCAGTGGTATCGCTTTCATAACCTGTTCGCTGACTTCTTGCGCAACCGCCTCAAGGAGCGTGATCCGGAGCGCTTCAAGCAGCTGCATTTCAACGCCAGTCTGTGGTTCACCAATCACCATATGCAGAACCTGGCCATCGAGCATGCCTGTCTTGCCGAGGATGCCGAGATGCTGGCCGCGCTGCTCGACGGCTGTGGCCTGGAGCTGATCAACCGTGGGCAGCTCAATCTCATCTACAAGTGGCGCCAGCATGTGCCGGACGAGATTGCCGCACGTTTCCCTGTGCTGGTTCTGGCCGATGTCTGGACGCGCGCGACCGAGCTGGGCCTGAGTGAAGCTAATCGTATGCTCGACGAGTTGCTGGAGCGCTGGGGTGAATCCCGCACGTCCGGCCCGCTCAGCGACAAGTTGTTGGCGACCCTGGCGATCAAGGCAGTGATCGCCTTGCAGAAGGACGATCTGGACACCTGCGTGAGCCTGGCGCGCCGCATCGAAGCGCAACTCGGTCAGCACACCGCATTTCTCGAGGTGGCGATTCTCACCGTTGGGGCGTTGGCCAACGTGATGCTCGGTCAGGCCGAGCAGGCACGTAAACTCCTGGCGTTGGCGCAGCAGCGCAATCATTTCCTCGAAGGCCACTACCTGGACATGCAACTGGCCAACGTGGAAATCCTCCTTTGCCTGGAGCAGGGACGGGTCAAGCAGGCGCAGCTGCTGTTCGAGCAACTGCGCGCGCGGATGATGCCCTGGTTCGGCGAGAAGTCGCGGGCACTGGTGCTGCCGACCATCAGCGAAGCGCTGATTGCCTACCATCAGGGCCGCCTGGACGGTTTGCAGGAGCGCCTGCGCTGGGCGCTGGCCACGGTCGACGTGATCAACCCCATCGATCTCTATGCCCAGGCCATGCTTTGCCTGGCACGCGTGCAACGCTTGCAGGATGCACCGAAGGAAGCGGCTGCGACGCTGGTGCTGATGCAGAACCTGGCCGCGCGAAACCATTCCTGGCGTTTCTACGTGCAAGCGATTGGCGATGAAATTTCGTTGATCCTGCAGGAGCCAACTGCCGACCGCAGCAAGCGTGCCGAGCAGCGCCTGAAATCGGTGGACTGGGCCAAGCTGGCCAGCCACTACAAGCAGCGCAGCTTCAATCCGGTCAATTGGGTGCTGGGCCTGAGCCGTATTCGCCTGCAGCAGGCGCGTGGTCATTACAGTGAAGCCCTGCACGAGATCACCCAGCTGCGCAGCCAGTTACAGAACAACTGGCACGGATTGCAGCGCCTGCGACTGGATCTGCTGGCAGCCCTCAGCTATCAGCGCCTGGGTTATCAGGAACGCTCGCAGAGCCTGCTGGTGCAGTGCCTGATTGGCGCTGAACGAGAAGAGGCGCGCAGCCTGTTCATCGAAGAGGGCGAGGCCATTCGCCAACTGCTGCAGCAGTTGGAGTCGGCGGAGCGTCAGCCAGCACTGCAGGGGTTCATCCGCAGTCTGCTGGCGATCTGGCCTGGCCAGGACTCCCGTCAGGCGCTGGATGTGCTGGAGGAGGGACTGACCGATCGCGAGCGTGAAGTCGTCTGTCTCGCCGCCAAGGGCATGTCCAACGAAGAGATTGGCCAGCAACTGTCGCTGGCGCTGGGAACCGTCAAGTGGCACCTGCACAACATCTACGAAAAGCTCAAGGTGCGTAACCGCACCCAAGCCATCCGCCGTGCCCGCGAATTGAGCCTGCTCGAATCATGA
- the pabB gene encoding aminodeoxychorismate synthase component I codes for MPSCSLHPLPYRADPAEYFQRIRQAPGAVLLDAGRPGAERGRYDLMSAWPLAELAPTADESANAFLQRLRGALQSLGPAQLADGHSAPFVGGLIGYLAYDFGRRLEDLPSQSRDDLGLEDARFGLYGWALISDHQLGTSALLFHPALAQPERERLLALFQAPHTDAPASFRLSQAFHADLTQADYRQAIERIQAYILAGDCYQVNFAQRFQAPCEGDPWAAYLALRKACPTPFSGFQTLADGGAILSLSPERFLKVSAGQVETRPIKGTRPRGSDAQDDQAQAQELLSSRKDRAENLMIVDLLRNDLGRSCRTGSVRVPELFALESYPNVHHLVSCVTAELAPGKDALDLVAGSFPGGSITGAPKIRAMQIIDELEPTRRGLYCGSLLYLDVRGELDSSIAIRSLLVKDGQVSCWGGGGIVADSNWQAEYQESITKVKVLLETLEGL; via the coding sequence ATGCCCAGCTGCTCCCTGCACCCTCTGCCTTATCGCGCCGACCCTGCGGAGTACTTCCAGCGTATCCGACAAGCACCGGGTGCTGTCTTGCTGGATGCCGGGCGACCGGGTGCCGAGCGTGGACGCTATGACCTTATGAGCGCTTGGCCATTGGCAGAGCTGGCGCCGACTGCCGACGAATCGGCCAACGCTTTCCTGCAACGCCTGCGCGGCGCGCTGCAGAGCCTTGGTCCGGCACAATTGGCGGACGGCCACAGCGCACCATTCGTCGGCGGGCTGATCGGCTACCTGGCCTATGACTTCGGTCGTCGCCTGGAAGACTTGCCTAGCCAGAGCCGCGACGACCTGGGGCTGGAGGATGCGCGCTTCGGCCTGTACGGCTGGGCGCTGATCAGCGATCACCAGCTTGGTACCAGCGCACTGCTGTTCCATCCCGCCCTGGCACAACCCGAGCGTGAACGCCTGTTGGCGTTGTTCCAGGCGCCACACACGGATGCACCTGCAAGCTTTCGCCTCAGCCAGGCCTTTCATGCCGATCTGACTCAAGCCGACTATCGTCAGGCCATCGAACGCATCCAGGCCTACATCCTGGCTGGCGATTGCTACCAGGTGAACTTTGCCCAACGCTTCCAGGCACCGTGCGAGGGCGACCCCTGGGCTGCCTATCTGGCGCTGCGCAAGGCCTGCCCTACGCCCTTCTCCGGTTTCCAGACTCTCGCCGATGGCGGCGCCATTCTCAGCCTGTCACCCGAGCGTTTTCTCAAGGTCAGCGCTGGCCAGGTGGAAACCCGGCCGATCAAGGGCACCCGCCCGCGCGGCAGCGATGCCCAGGACGACCAGGCACAGGCACAGGAACTGCTGAGCAGCCGCAAGGATCGTGCAGAGAATCTGATGATCGTCGATCTGTTGCGCAACGATCTCGGCCGCAGCTGCCGCACAGGCTCGGTACGCGTGCCAGAGCTGTTCGCTCTGGAGAGCTACCCCAACGTGCATCATCTGGTCAGTTGCGTCACCGCCGAACTGGCGCCAGGCAAGGATGCGCTCGACCTGGTTGCCGGCAGCTTCCCCGGGGGCTCCATCACTGGCGCGCCGAAGATTCGCGCCATGCAGATCATCGACGAGCTCGAACCAACCAGGCGCGGCCTGTACTGCGGCTCGTTGCTGTATCTGGACGTACGCGGCGAGCTGGACAGCTCCATCGCCATCCGCAGCCTGCTGGTCAAGGATGGACAGGTCAGCTGCTGGGGCGGCGGCGGCATCGTCGCCGACTCCAACTGGCAGGCCGAGTATCAGGAGTCGATCACCAAGGTGAAGGTGCTGCTGGAGACGCTGGAGGGGCTTTAA